From a single Miscanthus floridulus cultivar M001 chromosome 8, ASM1932011v1, whole genome shotgun sequence genomic region:
- the LOC136474141 gene encoding probable inactive purple acid phosphatase 2, which translates to MPPSALLFLLIAHLAAGEPTSTTTLTATPSTLTKSDHAITLGWSDLPDPSPLDYVAVYSPPSSGDLNYLGFLFLNSSASWATGAGSLTLPRLPDLRAPYQFRLFRGGRRVDQQDGDTLPDASHRAAVSGNVAYEGSGARPAQLHLAFTDEVDEMRVLFVCGDGGGRFVRYGPAGRREEEWEEVPAEARTYEQRHMCDYPANDSVGWRHPGFVFDGVMKGLQPGTRYFYKVGSGNDSGGWSETHSFISRDIEANETIAFLFGDLGTYVPYNTYFRTPQESLSTVKWILRDLQALKDKPAVISHIGDISYAKGYAWLWDHFFEQIEPIAANTPYHVCIGNHEYDWPSQPWKPSWAANIYNGKDSGGECGVPYSIKFRMPGNSSFPTGTSAPDTQNLYYSFDAGVVHFVYMSTETNFTQGSDQYKYIKADLERVNRSRTPFIVFQGHRPMYTSSNEVRDTAHREQMIQHLEPLFVKHGVTLALWGHIHSYERFCPMKNYQCLNTSSSFVYPGAPAHVVIGMAGQDHQPSWEPRPDHPKDPIFPQPQRSMYRSREFGYTKLMATREKLTLTYIGNHDGQVHDVVEIFSRQVNTDSTPDEHKPVGAMPKKLTYMVIAGCVMVAMLLGFMAGFAVRRKTDSARWTPVKDEES; encoded by the exons ATGCCGCCGTCGGCCCTTCTCTTTCtgctcatcgcccacctcgccgccggcgagcccaCATCCACCACGACCCTCACTGCCACCCCGTCGACTCTGACCAAATCAGACCACGCAATCACCCTCGGATGGTCGGACCTCCCCGACCCGAGCCCGCTCGACTACGTCGCCGTCTACTCCCCGCCGTCCTCCGGCGACCTCAATTACCTCGGCTTTCTCTTCCTCAACTCCTCCGCCTCCTGGGCCACGGGTGCCGGCAGCCTCACGCTCCCGCGCCTGCCCGACCTACGCGCTCCCTACCAGTTCCGCTTGTTCCGAGGAGGACGGCGCGTTGACCAGCAGGACGGCGACACGCTCCCCGACGCCAGCCACCGCGCCGCCGTCTCCGGCAATGTGGCCTACGAGGGATCTGGCGCCCGGCCCGCTCAGCTGCACCTGGCGTTCACCGACGAGGTGGACGAGATGCGGGTGCTGTTCGTGTGCGGCGACGGCGGAGGGAGGTTTGTGAGGTACGGGCCCGCTGGTCGGCGCGAGGAGGAGTGGGAAGAGGTGCCGGCGGAGGCGAGGACATACGAGCAGCGGCACATGTGCGACTACCCGGCGAACGACAGCGTCGGGTGGCGGCACCCTGGGTTCGTCTTCGACGGCGTGATGAAGGGGTTGCAGCCTGGGACAAGGTACTTCTACAAG GTTGGCAGTGGCAATGATTCAGGAGGTTGGAGTGAGACACACAGCTTCATCTCACGTGACATTGAGGCCAATGAGACCATTGCATTCCTCTTTGGTGACCTCGGCACTTATGTTCCTTACAACACCTACTTTCGAACAcctcaagaaagtttgtcaactGTGAAATGGATCCTCCGTGATCTTCAAGCCCTTAAAGACAAACCTGCAGTCATTTCACATATCGGTGACATCAGCTATGCTAAAGGTTATGCGTGGTTATGGGATCATTTCTTCGAACAGATTGAACCTATTGCCGCGAATACACCATACCATGTCTGCATTGGAAATCATGAGTATGACTGGCCTTCCCAACCTTGGAAACCCTCCTGGGCTGCAAACATATATAATGGGAAGGATAGCGGTGGTGAATGTGGTGTACCATACAGCATCAAGTTCAGAATGCCTGGAAACTCTTCTTTCCCTACTGGCACCAGTGCTCCTGACACTCAGAATCTCTACTACTCATTTGATGCAGGTGTTGTTCATTTTGTTTACATGTCCACTGAAACCAATTTCACTCAAGGCAGTGATCAGTACAAATATATAAAAGCTGACCTTGAGCGTGTCAACCGGAGTCGAACACCATTCATTGTGTTCCAGGGCCACCGACCGATGTACACCTCAAGCAATGAGGTCAGGGACACAGCTCACAGGGAGCAGATGATTCAACATCTGGAACCACTCTTTGTGAAACACGGCGTGACACTTGCTCTGTGGGGGCATATTCACAGCTATGAGAGATTCTGCCCCATGAAGAACTATCAATGCCTTAACACGTCGTCAAGCTTTGTGTACCCTGGTGCTCCTGCACATGTTGTGATCGGGATGGCTGGGCAAGACCACCAGCCAAGCTGGGAACCGAGACCTGACCACCCCAAAGATCCCATATTCCCTCAGCCACAAAGGTCCATGTACCGCAGTCGTGAGTTTGGGTACACGAAACTTATGGCCACAAGGGAGAAGTTGACACTAACGTACATTGGGAACCATGATGGGCAAGTCCATGATGTGGTTGAAATATTCTCGCGGCAAGTCAATACTGATAGCACACCTGATGAGCATAAGCCGGTCGGTGCGATGCCGAAAAAATTGACATATATGGTAATTGCTGGCTGTGTGATGGTTGCGATGCTGCTCGGTTTCATGGCTGGCTTCGCTGTTAGAAGGAAGACGGACTCTGCACGCTGGACTCCTGTAAAAGATGAGGAATCCTAG